GACACGCCTTTACGCGATATTCCACAATCAATCCAGGTAGTACCGCAAGAAGTGCTGCGCGACCAAAATATCAACAGTTTAGAGGATGCTACCCGCAATGTCAGCGGCGTGACTGGAACCAGAGCATCTTATGTTAGAGACGGGGCAGTAACTATTCGAGGGTTTCAGTCTTCTGGCTTTACTGGAAATCTCTTGCGTAACGGATTGAGAGATCCGCGTGGAGGGTTTGGGCTTGAGTTCGCCAATATCGATCGCGTTGAAGTATTGAAAGGTCCAGCTTCAGTATTATTTGGTTTGGGGAGTCCAGGGGGAACGATTAACATTGTGACAAAACAGCCACTGCGCGAGCCATTCTATGCGGTTGAAGGGACGATCGGCAACTATGACTTTTATCGAGGCGCGATCGATTTGTCTGGACCATTAAACAGCTCTAAAACAATTGCCTACCGACTCAATGCTGCCTATCAAGATAACAAAGGATTTATTGATTTCCAACAAGATAAAATTTTCTTTATTGCACCCGTTTTAAGCTTTGATATTGGTAAAAATACAAAGCTGACCTTAGAAGCAGAGTACCGCGAATGGGACTTGTTCTTCTTGCTGGGTCTACCTGCGGTTGGTACGGTTTTACCTACTGGTATTGGCAGATTACCACGTAACTTAAATTTTAGTGAATCTTCTACTGGTGGCGATAATACCATGAAAGTTACAACGAGTAAAATTGGCTATCGTCTCGAACACAAATTGAGTAAGAATTGGTCAATCAGAAATAGCTTTCTCGCCACCCTGTATCGAATTAATCGAGAATTTTTATTTGCTACAAGCCTCGCTCCTGATAATCGCACCCTCAACCGTGGCTATGAGCTTGGTGAATTTGACGACAACACTTTTAACTTAGACACAAATGTCTTGGGGAATTTTTCCACTGGTTCTATTCAACACCAACTTCTATTTGGTGTCGATCTATATCGGCTAAATGAATACCGACAACAGCGTAACACTGGAACTGCTGCACCACTTGACCTTTTTAATCCCGTATACGGTCAACCGCTAGGTTCTATTACTACTAGGGGTGATGATTCTACGCTGACAGATTCACTGGGCATTTATATTCAAGACCAAATTACGTTAGCAGACAATCTTAAGTTACTATTGGGTGGTCGATTTGATACCTTTAAGCAAACCACAGAAGATTTCATTGAAGACACAGAACAAGAGCAAACTGGAGATGCTTTTAGTCCCCGTCTAGGTATCGTTTACCAACCAATTGAGCCGATTTCTCTTTATGCCAGCTATATTCGATCTTTTACACCAGCAATCGGCAGATCCTTTGATGGCAGCCAATTTCAACCAGAACGGGGAACGCAATACGAAGTTGGAGTTA
This window of the Chroococcidiopsis thermalis PCC 7203 genome carries:
- a CDS encoding TonB-dependent siderophore receptor; translated protein: MLKLWWRSLFLAGVFSLSIVPVVQVRVFAQSSISIPSPVTVTSVRLNQTDSGLEIFLETTSKQPLSIVTSGYGKTFVANITNARLDLPEGNSFRQENPNTGIAVVSVTPQGNNGIRITAIGSEGLPTAKVRQSNGNSILSLAAPAAPTAQTPVSPPTIPQTPTQPEATTPEAEGESTPPAAPEPADTAPGEEMEIVVTGEQDGYSVTDTSTGTKTDTPLRDIPQSIQVVPQEVLRDQNINSLEDATRNVSGVTGTRASYVRDGAVTIRGFQSSGFTGNLLRNGLRDPRGGFGLEFANIDRVEVLKGPASVLFGLGSPGGTINIVTKQPLREPFYAVEGTIGNYDFYRGAIDLSGPLNSSKTIAYRLNAAYQDNKGFIDFQQDKIFFIAPVLSFDIGKNTKLTLEAEYREWDLFFLLGLPAVGTVLPTGIGRLPRNLNFSESSTGGDNTMKVTTSKIGYRLEHKLSKNWSIRNSFLATLYRINREFLFATSLAPDNRTLNRGYELGEFDDNTFNLDTNVLGNFSTGSIQHQLLFGVDLYRLNEYRQQRNTGTAAPLDLFNPVYGQPLGSITTRGDDSTLTDSLGIYIQDQITLADNLKLLLGGRFDTFKQTTEDFIEDTEQEQTGDAFSPRLGIVYQPIEPISLYASYIRSFTPAIGRSFDGSQFQPERGTQYEVGVKADLNDRLSATLALYDLSRSNVLTDDPINEGFSIQTGKQKSQGIELNISGEILPGWNVFGGYAYTNARITEDETFDVDNRLSSTPENAFNLWTTYEIQQGSLQGLGFGLGLYFVGEQQGDLANTFQLPSYFRTDASIFYKRDRFRAALNFRNLFDADYFEAATSRLRVFYGEPFTVQGTVSWEF